The following coding sequences lie in one Arachis ipaensis cultivar K30076 chromosome B05, Araip1.1, whole genome shotgun sequence genomic window:
- the LOC107640614 gene encoding uncharacterized protein LOC107640614, with protein sequence MNLGGAGVERKLQLAELECLRLEAYDNSRLYKEKMKAIHDKNIRRREFGPGDLVLLYNSRLRLLPGKLRSRWDGPYQVEKVEPYGVYHLRHPSSPDIFKVNGHRLKLYHGEQRKNSKEFEVFLLRDASLEQEL encoded by the coding sequence ATGAATTTGGGTGGAGCCGGAGTAGAGAGAAAGCTTCAATTGGCGGAATTGGAATGCTTGAGATTAGAAGCCTATGACAATTCTAGACtctacaaggagaagatgaaagcCATTCATGACAAGAACATTAGGAGAAGGGAATTTGGACCCGGTGACCTAGtgctcctttacaactcaaggttgagatTACTACCCGGAAAGCTTAGATCAAGATGGGACGGACCTTACCAAGTAGAGAAAGTAGAACCTTACGGGGTCTATCACTTGCGCCACCCATCAAGTCCGGACATTTTCAAGGTGAATGGGCACCGTCTCAAATTGTACcatggtgagcaaagaaagaacTCCAAGGAATTTGAAGTGTTCCTCTTAAGGGATGCATCTCTTGAACAAGAACTTTGA
- the LOC107640613 gene encoding putative SNAP25 homologous protein SNAP30 produces MFGFRKAAPAPNPAPSGSDLEPEKKTNLTTDKRTSSEPVIAPKSKGSYFDDEDDDDDYWGRKPTTTASSRTSAAAKNKYKNDFRDSGGLENQSVQELEGYAVYKAEETTQSVNNLVKIAEDIKGDATRTLDMLHQQGEQITRTHNMVVETERDLSRGEKLLNNLGGMFSKPWRPKKTKEITGPKISLDNTNKKGEANKEEREKLGLAPGQKGRSGSNTPHPEPTNAYQQIENEKAKQDEGLSDLSNILDDLKGMAVDMGSELDRQNKALDHLSDDVDELNSRVKGANQRARKLLAK; encoded by the exons ATGTTTGGATTTAGAAAAGCAGCGCCAGCCCCAAATCCTGCTCCTTCTGGTTCAGATCTTGAACCGGAAAAGAAGACAAACCTTACTACAGACAAAAGAACTTCTTCAGAACCTGTCATTGCACCAAAATCCAAAGGAAGCTATTTTGACGATGAGGATGACGACGACGATTATTGGGGGCGAAAGCCTACCACAACCGCATCGTCGCGCACCTCGGCTGCTGCGAAAAACAAGTATAAAAATGATTTTCGCGATTCCGGAGGTCTAGAGAATCAAAGTGTTCAGGAATTGGAGGGCTATGCAGTGTACAAAGCTGAAGAGACCACACAAAGTGTTAACAATTTGGTGAAGATTGCTGAGGACATAAAGGGTGATGCCACAAGGACCCTTGATATGTTGCACCAACAGGGTGAGCAAATAACGAGAACTCACAATATGGTTGTTGAAACTGAAAGGGACTTGAGTCGG GGTGAAAAACTCCTAAACAATCTTGGTGGCATGTTCTCTAAACCTTGGAGGCCAAAGAAGACAAAGGAGATTACAGGCCCTAAAATCTCACTAG ACAATACAAATAAAAAGGGGGAAGCAAATAAGGAAGAGAGGGAGAAGTTGGGGTTGGCTCCTGGGCAAAAGGGACGCTCTGGCTCTAACACACCCCATCCTGAACCAACCAATGCCTACCAACAAATAGAA aatgaaaaaGCAAAACAAGACGAAGGACTATCAGATCTCAGTAATATCTTAGACGATTTGAAGGGCATGGCAGTTGATATGGGAAGTGAACTTGACAG GCAAAATAAAGCTCTTGATCATCTAAGTGATGATGTGGATGAGTTGAACTCTCGAGTTAAAGGTGCAAACCAACGTGCACGCAAGTTATTAGCAAAGTGA